From Juglans regia cultivar Chandler chromosome 6, Walnut 2.0, whole genome shotgun sequence, the proteins below share one genomic window:
- the LOC108985289 gene encoding uncharacterized protein LOC108985289, with product MNATNDEWGCTIEQFNRMHPPTFDGRGDATLAEDWIQDIEEILRIINCMDEQKVLISAFKLTGEAKRLWISKRTIREAEGTEIVRWLHFKQIFLECFFPTSVRDDKAMEFANLVEGAMTVHQYAARFIELSRFAAYLIPDEEKNAHKFEQGLNEKIDE from the coding sequence ATGAATGCGACAAATGATGAATGGGGATGCACCATAGAACAGTTTAATAGAATGCATCCTCCCACCTTCGATGGTCGGGGTGATGCAACCTTAGCGGAAGACTGGATCCAAGATATTGAGGAGATACTCCGCATTATAAACTGCATGGACGAACAGAAGGTTCTAATTTCTGCTTTCAAACTAACGGGAGAAGCAAAAAGATTGTGGATTTCTAAAAGAACCATCAGAGAAGCGGAGGGGACGGAAATAGTCCgttggctgcacttcaagcaAATCTTTCTAGAATGCTTTTTCCCAACCTCAGTCCGAGACGACAAGGCTATGGAGTTCGCTAATTTGGTAGAGGGAGCTATGACAGTACACCAGTACGCAGCTAGATTTATCGAGTTATCACGCTTTGCTGCATATTTGATCCCTGATGAGGAGAAGAATGCGCATAAGTTTGAACAAGGGCTGAATGAAAAGATTGATGAAtga